A region of the Roseiflexus sp. RS-1 genome:
GAATCCCGCTTTTCAAGCCATGGTCGGCCTGACGCTCGATGATCTGCGAGCGGCTGGCGGTTTGCAGCGCCTGTATCGTGATCCCGGCGTGGCGCGCGCGGCGCTGGCAGCGGTGCGCAACGGTCAGTCGTACCGTGGCGAGATGCGCCTGATTGATCATCGTGGCAATGCGCTCAATGTGCATGTGAATCTCGATCCGGTGCTGGATCCCTCAGGGCGGGCGATTGCTCTGATCGCTGTGCATACCGATGTGACGCAGCGAAAGTTGACCGAAGCGCGCCTGGCGTATCTTTCATCACACGATCCGCTCACCGGTCTGGCAAACCGGACGTTGCTGCTCGACCGGTTGCAACAGGCGTTAGATCGGCGGAATCGGGAGCGGTCGTTACCGTGCGGCGTCCTGCTGATCAATCTGGATCGTTTCAAACAGATCAACGATAGTCTGGGGCACGCCGTTGGCGATGAGGTGTTGATTGCCGTTGCAGGACGATTGAAGCACATTACCCGACCAGGTGATACCGTGGCGCGCTTTGGTGGCGATGAGTTCGCGGTGGTGATCGACTCGCCGGGATCGGTAGAGGATATCTGGCGTGTTGCGAAGCGCGTTCAACACACGCTGAACCATCCGGTCACGGTGCAGGATCATTCATTGACCGTCGGCGTCAGTATTGGCATTGCGGTCGATGATGGTCGGGCGAAGGATGCGATGACGCTGCTGCACAATGCTGATACGGCATTGCATCAGGCGAAAGCGCGTGGACGGTCACGGATTGTCATGTTCGAGGAAGCGATGCACACGGAGGCTGCACGGCAGTTGCAACTCGAGATCGAGTTGCGCCAGGCCGTACAGCATCAGACGCTGGAGATGCACTATCAACCGATTGTCGATCTGTGCAGTGGTGAGTTGTACGGCTTCGAAGCGCTTATGCGCTGGCAACACCCGTCCCACGGACTGCTGTTCCCCGATAGTTTCTTGCCGATTGCGGAGGAAGCCGGCATCATCCCGACGCTTGGCAACTGGAGCATCGCCGAAGTCTGCCGTCAGGCGCGCCGCTGGCGCGACCGGTTTGGCGCAGCCGCCGATGTGCCGATCAGCGTCAATATCCACAGCCAGCACCTTGATCAGGCGGATCTGTTTGCGCAGGTCGAACAGGTGTTGCGTCAGCAGAATCTGCCCGGTGCGGCGTTGACCATCGAAATCACCGAGAAGGCGGCGCTGAACGATCTCGATCTGGTTCTGTCACAGTTGCTTCCGCTCAAGGCGCTGGGTGTGCGTGTGATGCTGGACGATTTTGGCACCGGGTATTCGTCGCTCAGCCATCTGGCGCGTCTGCCGGTGGACGGGGGCAAGATCGATCGGTCGTTTGTCCAGTCGATGATGCACGATCCGCACGCGGCGACGATCGTGCGCGCTGTTATCACGCTTGCCCGGGAGTTGCAGTTGAACGTGGTCGCCGAGGGGGTGGAAACCGAAGAGCAACGCGCAGCGCTCCTCCAGCTCAGGTGTCCGTATGCTCAGGGATGGTTGTTCGGTCGCGCCGCCGATGCCGATACGATGACCAGAGTGCTGGCGGCGCGACCACATATGTCACGGTCATGCGTTGGATGAACCGGCTGCCGGATCGGACGCTGCCAGACGGCGCTCCATCCACGCCGTAACACGTGCTAACGCCGCCGCATAAGGAGCGAAACGTAGTACAGCATTTGCAGGATAGCAGTGGCGGCAGCAGCAACATACGTCAGCGCAGCCGCGTCGAGCACCGCTTTGACACCTTCCGCTTCCTGTCGGGTAACCAGACCATACCGTTCAAGCATTGCGCGCGCGCGGGCGCTGGCGTCGAACTCCACCGGCAGCGTCACCAGGCTGAAAATGGCGCCGCTGCTCATCAGCAGCACGCCGATCCACGCAATTGCCAGCCCTGCCCGCGAAAATGTGCCGAGCACCAACCCGGCAATCAGGAGCAGACCGCCGAGTTGTGAGCCAGCATTGACAATGCCCACGATGCCGGAGCGTACCCGCAACCAGGCATACCCCTGCTGATCCTGGAGCGCGTGCCCCAACTCGTGGGCGACGACCGCCATCGCCGCAACGGAAGGGTGGGCGATTGAACCGGCAGAGAGACGCATCACTTTCGCGCGAGGGTCGTAATGATCGGTCAATTCGCCGCCGATCTGCTCGATGCGCACATGATCGAGACCTTCATTGCGCATCAGCACGCGCGCCACGTCGAGACCGGTCATGTTGCGCACATTGCGCACCTGCGCATATTTCTTGTACGTGGACTGTACCTTCCACTGCGCCCATAGCGTGATGCCTGCGCCCAGCAGCATAACAATCAGATAGAGCGGGCTGAACATATTCGTTTCCTTCTAGCGTTATTTTGCCTGTTGATTGCAACCGGCTTCCTGTTCTCCTGTCGCAGAATCGGCGACGATAAGGTGACGACCTGACTGGCGACTCTTCATCGTGCGTGGACGCGGGTTGTTTTCAGAAATCGAT
Encoded here:
- a CDS encoding zinc metallopeptidase, with product MFSPLYLIVMLLGAGITLWAQWKVQSTYKKYAQVRNVRNMTGLDVARVLMRNEGLDHVRIEQIGGELTDHYDPRAKVMRLSAGSIAHPSVAAMAVVAHELGHALQDQQGYAWLRVRSGIVGIVNAGSQLGGLLLIAGLVLGTFSRAGLAIAWIGVLLMSSGAIFSLVTLPVEFDASARARAMLERYGLVTRQEAEGVKAVLDAAALTYVAAAATAILQMLYYVSLLMRRR
- a CDS encoding putative bifunctional diguanylate cyclase/phosphodiesterase — protein: MFGDLAITLEHVSPEQALQTLLVSRTDATLLDISPFPEVPLELIASIVAVAPHVPILALVVDDVDSRASAALAAGAHDVIRSDAAASVLVSRLRSAVAHHLDVHRDQPVSLKELVLRSSNPALLINRDGRITQANPAAVTLFGDLTGQLIGEPFGTPIVSNLVTTIEIPQRNGAPITAELFLLHVLDEHSDDAYLAILRAASRQHRLDVDLRLMMAAISSTSDGIVIADLDGIPHYQNPAFQAMVGLTLDDLRAAGGLQRLYRDPGVARAALAAVRNGQSYRGEMRLIDHRGNALNVHVNLDPVLDPSGRAIALIAVHTDVTQRKLTEARLAYLSSHDPLTGLANRTLLLDRLQQALDRRNRERSLPCGVLLINLDRFKQINDSLGHAVGDEVLIAVAGRLKHITRPGDTVARFGGDEFAVVIDSPGSVEDIWRVAKRVQHTLNHPVTVQDHSLTVGVSIGIAVDDGRAKDAMTLLHNADTALHQAKARGRSRIVMFEEAMHTEAARQLQLEIELRQAVQHQTLEMHYQPIVDLCSGELYGFEALMRWQHPSHGLLFPDSFLPIAEEAGIIPTLGNWSIAEVCRQARRWRDRFGAAADVPISVNIHSQHLDQADLFAQVEQVLRQQNLPGAALTIEITEKAALNDLDLVLSQLLPLKALGVRVMLDDFGTGYSSLSHLARLPVDGGKIDRSFVQSMMHDPHAATIVRAVITLARELQLNVVAEGVETEEQRAALLQLRCPYAQGWLFGRAADADTMTRVLAARPHMSRSCVG